One stretch of Deinococcus apachensis DSM 19763 DNA includes these proteins:
- a CDS encoding YIP1 family protein gives MARRPRPAPTPPPEAPLAAELLTAPGAFFQKLRVAEPRPWRYVAPVLLAAVLAGVVYALLLRPVGTLAGSGAGLLTHVSNVFGTFFLTVVSAALMWGLGYLGAGREGRAAEVYGATFALLPPLYLLLAVLLLVLPGPNLSGLVLPADWSDVLRAIARAPLTRAAIALTLLGTLAQFVLAYRGFLVLTGSRRRAFLSTLSPLVPVLLLTLVGFGPLLAGLF, from the coding sequence GTGGCCCGCCGTCCCCGCCCCGCGCCCACTCCGCCCCCCGAGGCGCCGCTCGCCGCCGAACTGCTGACGGCGCCCGGGGCCTTTTTCCAAAAGCTCCGCGTCGCCGAGCCGCGGCCCTGGCGGTACGTCGCGCCTGTCCTGCTCGCCGCCGTGCTGGCGGGTGTGGTGTACGCGCTGCTGCTCCGGCCGGTGGGGACCCTCGCCGGAAGTGGGGCGGGCCTTCTCACCCACGTCAGCAACGTGTTCGGGACGTTCTTCCTCACCGTGGTGAGCGCCGCGCTGATGTGGGGGCTGGGCTACCTCGGCGCCGGGCGGGAGGGCCGGGCGGCCGAAGTGTACGGGGCGACCTTCGCCCTGTTGCCGCCGCTGTACCTGCTGCTCGCCGTGCTGCTGCTGGTGCTGCCGGGACCGAATCTGAGTGGGCTCGTCCTGCCCGCTGACTGGAGTGACGTGCTGCGCGCCATCGCCAGGGCGCCCCTGACCCGCGCAGCCATCGCGCTCACGCTGCTGGGCACCCTGGCCCAGTTCGTCCTCGCCTACCGGGGCTTCCTGGTCCTGACGGGCAGTCGGCGGCGGGCCTTCCTGAGCACCCTGTCGCCGCTGGTGCCCGTGCTGCTGCTGACCCTGGTCGGCTTCGGGCCGCTGCTGGCGGGGCTGTTCTAG
- a CDS encoding YkvA family protein: MLKRLRDLARHLKGELLALSLAARDPRTPWPARLLALLVLAYALSPIDLIPDFIPVLGQLDDLLLVPAGLWLALRLIPPPVLADARARAAAQPARLARSVWGLLLMLGLYVFAVGLLWRWWASH, encoded by the coding sequence GTGCTGAAGCGGCTGCGGGACCTCGCCCGCCACCTCAAGGGGGAACTCCTCGCCCTGAGCCTCGCCGCCCGGGACCCTCGCACGCCCTGGCCCGCCCGGCTGCTCGCGCTCCTCGTCCTCGCCTATGCCCTGAGCCCCATCGACCTGATCCCTGACTTCATCCCGGTGCTGGGGCAGCTCGACGACCTGCTGCTCGTGCCCGCCGGGCTGTGGCTCGCCCTGCGCCTGATTCCACCCCCCGTGCTGGCTGATGCCCGGGCGCGGGCCGCCGCCCAACCGGCCCGGCTGGCACGCAGCGTGTGGGGGTTACTCCTGATGCTGGGACTGTACGTGTTCGCCGTGGGACTGCTGTGGCGGTGGTGGGCCAGCCATTAG
- a CDS encoding CPBP family intramembrane glutamic endopeptidase — MTAPDVPPTPATLAPEGTAQPPTPVIRAVDGNRAALALLITQNVVSALLLAARLPLGLSLLGAFVGTVLVGLVFFRPALTALVRDTRWRTPPSWGTALAAFVLAFLASRAFVLAYVTIFPSGADAIPQFLSHGADLWPLLLAAGLLVPFAEEVAFRGLMLRGHERASGFLVAALTTSLAFGIAHGAPASVVGILPLAYALARLVQHTGSLWNSVIVHALNNTLAVALGSLVAGRDLGDPAQATEMLKNPALALPLALGALLFGVVVLVVLHLWLTPKPDPRVGSAPGPWLSAAYVVILLFGLVSAAYTLPFVQQALTDLRGALH, encoded by the coding sequence ATGACGGCCCCGGACGTGCCCCCCACCCCTGCCACACTCGCCCCGGAAGGCACCGCACAGCCCCCCACCCCGGTGATTCGCGCGGTGGATGGCAACCGGGCCGCCCTGGCGCTGCTGATTACCCAGAACGTCGTGTCGGCGCTGCTGCTGGCGGCGCGGCTCCCACTGGGCCTGTCGCTGCTGGGGGCCTTTGTCGGTACCGTGCTGGTGGGATTGGTCTTCTTCCGCCCGGCGCTGACGGCCCTGGTGCGCGACACGCGCTGGCGCACGCCGCCCTCGTGGGGCACCGCGCTCGCCGCCTTCGTGCTGGCGTTCCTGGCGTCGCGGGCCTTCGTGCTGGCGTACGTGACGATCTTTCCGAGCGGGGCGGACGCGATTCCGCAGTTCCTCAGCCACGGGGCGGACCTGTGGCCGCTGCTGCTCGCGGCGGGCCTGCTCGTCCCCTTCGCCGAGGAGGTTGCCTTCCGGGGCCTGATGCTGCGCGGGCACGAGCGGGCGTCGGGCTTTCTCGTCGCGGCGCTGACGACCTCCCTTGCCTTCGGGATTGCGCACGGCGCTCCGGCGAGCGTGGTGGGCATCCTGCCGCTCGCCTACGCGCTGGCCCGGCTGGTGCAGCACACCGGCAGCCTGTGGAACTCGGTGATCGTCCACGCGCTGAACAACACGCTCGCGGTGGCGCTGGGCAGCCTCGTGGCAGGCCGTGACCTGGGCGACCCGGCGCAGGCGACCGAGATGTTGAAGAATCCGGCGCTCGCCCTGCCCCTCGCCCTGGGGGCGCTGCTGTTCGGCGTGGTGGTGCTCGTCGTGCTGCACCTGTGGCTCACGCCGAAGCCCGATCCCCGGGTCGGCTCCGCCCCTGGCCCCTGGTTGAGCGCGGCCTACGTGGTGATCCTGCTGTTCGGCCTCGTCTCGGCCGCCTACACGCTGCCTTTCGTTCAACAGGCGCTCACCGACCTGCGCGGCGCCCTGCACTGA
- a CDS encoding threonine aldolase family protein codes for MTATLPRILADLRSDTVTTPTPEMREAMAQAPVGDDVYGEDPTVNALQAEVARLTGHEAGLFMPSGTMTNQVAIALHTRRGEEVICAEGSHIYEWELGMMATFSGVVPRFVPAPLGVPDPEAVRLAVRHSIHQSPTGLISLENTHNKAGGTVIPLDVLAAIRGVADEEGPPLHLDGARVFNAAAALDVPVAEITRHFDTVSVCLSKGLGAPVGSVLVGSAAQMRQAHRYRKMMGGGMRQAGILAAAALIALRDGPARLKDDHRRTRRLAQALMEAGYSVNLAAVQTNIIYVTLPNAAAQVAQWAEQGVLASALGPDSVRFVLHHQVGDEALEEAIQVLTA; via the coding sequence ATGACCGCCACCCTCCCCCGCATCCTGGCCGACCTCCGCTCCGATACCGTGACCACCCCCACCCCCGAGATGCGGGAGGCGATGGCGCAGGCCCCCGTCGGCGATGACGTGTACGGCGAGGACCCGACCGTCAACGCGCTCCAAGCCGAGGTCGCGCGCCTGACCGGGCACGAGGCCGGGCTCTTCATGCCCAGCGGCACGATGACGAATCAGGTCGCCATCGCCCTGCACACCCGCCGCGGCGAGGAGGTGATCTGCGCCGAGGGCAGCCACATCTACGAGTGGGAGCTGGGCATGATGGCGACCTTCTCCGGCGTGGTGCCCCGCTTCGTGCCTGCGCCGCTCGGCGTGCCCGACCCAGAGGCGGTGCGCCTCGCCGTGCGCCACTCCATCCACCAGTCGCCGACCGGCCTGATCAGTCTGGAGAACACCCACAACAAGGCGGGGGGCACAGTAATTCCCCTCGACGTACTCGCCGCCATCCGGGGCGTGGCCGACGAGGAGGGCCCGCCCCTGCACCTCGACGGGGCGCGTGTCTTCAACGCGGCCGCCGCGCTGGACGTACCCGTCGCCGAGATCACCCGTCACTTCGACACCGTGAGCGTGTGCCTGAGCAAGGGGCTGGGCGCCCCGGTCGGCAGCGTCCTGGTGGGCAGCGCCGCGCAGATGCGACAGGCCCACCGCTACCGCAAGATGATGGGCGGCGGGATGCGCCAGGCCGGAATCCTCGCCGCCGCCGCCCTGATCGCCCTGCGGGATGGTCCCGCCCGCCTGAAGGACGACCACCGCCGCACCCGCAGGCTGGCCCAGGCGCTGATGGAGGCCGGGTACAGCGTGAACCTCGCCGCCGTGCAGACGAACATCATCTATGTGACCCTGCCCAATGCCGCGGCACAGGTCGCTCAGTGGGCTGAGCAGGGCGTGCTGGCGAGCGCCCTCGGCCCCGACTCCGTGCGCTTCGTGCTGCATCACCAGGTCGGCGACGAGGCGCTGGAGGAGGCCATCCAAGTGCTCACGGCCTGA
- a CDS encoding elongation factor G, which translates to MQSQNVPVRVVSLAAHSGAGKTTLAEALLVQSGALLRAGRVEDGTTQGDHTDAEKTHGFSISTSVLRLPHRGTDLTLLDTPGYADFVREIRGGIRAADSVLVLVSAVSGVEVGTERVWATADRFVMPRIVVISKMDRERANFHAVLADIRASLKGPVAAAFLPVGEGPDFRGVVDVLGAEGGEVPGELRAPLREAREALVDAIVETDDELMNRYLEGEEIGPEELRGAFLRAVHAGTLYPVIPISAETGVGVPELLDLMVDGLRSASERGLVTGVDGQTREPTPDAPASARVWRVSVDPYVGKLAYIRVWSGTIRPGDTLRNTTRGVDVKPAHLYVVSGKELTEVPELRAGMIGVLTKLPELHTGDTLADPANPIEYDPLVLPDPAHTVALFPRTRQDEDRLSAAVARLLDEDPTLRFEREGQTGELLLSGMGDMHTTIAVEKLASLGVNVDTRTPQIPYRETIRASSQAQGKHRKQSGGHGQYGDCHLRLDPGEGTAFRSEVVGGAIPSKYLPSIEKGVGDAMLKGPLAGYPIQDVHVAVTHGSYHDVDSSDLAFRTAGALAFRNAVEGARPVLLEPVMLLKVRAPAQFTGDLIGDLQTRRARVQGMDPEGTVITVTAVVPQSELQTYSADLRSLTGDRGAFSVKPYGYQDLPDHLAKKVIEARKAAAAG; encoded by the coding sequence GTGCAGTCTCAGAATGTCCCTGTTCGGGTGGTGAGTCTCGCCGCGCACAGCGGCGCGGGAAAGACGACGCTCGCCGAGGCCCTGCTGGTGCAAAGCGGGGCTCTTTTACGCGCCGGTCGGGTGGAGGACGGCACCACCCAGGGTGACCACACCGACGCGGAAAAGACCCACGGTTTTTCCATCTCCACCAGCGTGCTGCGCCTGCCGCACCGCGGCACCGACCTCACCCTGCTCGACACGCCGGGCTACGCCGACTTCGTGCGCGAGATTCGAGGCGGTATCCGGGCGGCGGATTCGGTGCTCGTCCTTGTCAGCGCGGTCAGCGGGGTGGAGGTCGGCACCGAGCGCGTCTGGGCCACCGCCGACCGCTTCGTCATGCCGAGGATCGTGGTGATCTCCAAGATGGACCGCGAGCGGGCGAACTTCCACGCGGTGCTGGCAGACATCCGCGCGAGCCTGAAGGGTCCGGTCGCGGCGGCCTTCCTGCCGGTGGGGGAGGGGCCCGATTTCCGGGGCGTGGTGGACGTGCTGGGCGCGGAGGGGGGCGAGGTGCCCGGCGAACTCCGTGCTCCTCTCCGCGAGGCCCGCGAGGCGCTGGTGGACGCCATCGTGGAGACCGACGACGAGCTGATGAACCGCTACCTGGAGGGCGAGGAGATTGGCCCGGAGGAACTGCGCGGCGCCTTCCTGCGCGCCGTTCACGCGGGCACCCTCTACCCGGTCATTCCCATCAGCGCCGAGACGGGCGTGGGCGTGCCCGAACTCCTCGACCTGATGGTGGACGGCCTGCGAAGTGCGTCCGAGCGTGGGCTGGTCACGGGCGTGGATGGACAGACGCGCGAGCCGACACCCGACGCGCCCGCCTCGGCCCGGGTGTGGCGCGTCTCGGTGGACCCCTACGTGGGCAAGCTCGCCTACATTCGTGTCTGGAGCGGCACGATTCGCCCCGGCGACACGTTGAGAAACACCACGCGCGGGGTGGACGTGAAGCCCGCCCACCTGTACGTCGTGAGCGGCAAGGAGCTGACCGAGGTGCCCGAGCTGCGCGCCGGGATGATTGGCGTCCTGACCAAGCTCCCCGAGCTGCACACCGGGGACACGCTGGCCGACCCCGCCAACCCCATCGAGTACGATCCCCTCGTCCTCCCCGACCCGGCGCACACGGTCGCCCTGTTCCCGAGGACGCGCCAGGACGAGGACCGCCTGAGCGCGGCGGTGGCCCGCCTGCTGGACGAGGACCCCACCCTGCGCTTCGAGCGGGAGGGGCAGACCGGCGAACTGCTCCTCTCCGGGATGGGCGACATGCACACGACCATCGCGGTGGAAAAACTCGCGTCGCTCGGCGTGAACGTGGACACCCGGACCCCGCAGATTCCCTACCGCGAGACCATCCGGGCTTCTTCCCAGGCGCAGGGCAAGCACAGGAAGCAGTCGGGCGGGCACGGCCAGTACGGCGATTGCCACCTGCGGCTCGACCCCGGCGAGGGCACGGCCTTCCGCTCGGAGGTGGTGGGCGGGGCGATCCCGAGTAAGTACCTCCCCAGCATCGAGAAGGGCGTGGGCGACGCGATGCTGAAGGGGCCACTCGCGGGCTACCCCATACAGGACGTCCATGTGGCCGTCACCCACGGCTCCTACCATGACGTGGACTCCAGCGACCTCGCCTTCCGCACCGCCGGGGCGCTCGCCTTCCGCAACGCCGTGGAGGGGGCGAGGCCCGTCCTGCTCGAACCCGTGATGCTGCTCAAGGTCCGCGCGCCCGCCCAGTTCACCGGCGACCTGATTGGCGACCTCCAGACCCGCCGCGCCCGCGTGCAGGGCATGGACCCGGAGGGCACCGTCATCACCGTCACCGCCGTCGTGCCCCAGTCCGAGCTTCAGACGTACTCCGCCGACCTGAGAAGCCTGACGGGCGACCGGGGGGCCTTCAGCGTGAAGCCCTACGGCTACCAGGACCTGCCGGACCACCTGGCGAAGAAGGTGATTGAGGCGCGGAAGGCGGCAGCGGCTGGGTAG
- a CDS encoding DUF2382 domain-containing protein has product MTMPQNSLMRLSDLNRDNQLELSGEGVYNPSGNTAYGVGGEKIGTVRDALVDNTTGRIRYLIVDVGGWFSSKEVMVPVGEARFADEGVYFDNLTKDQARDLGEYRYDQTYSYDQSSTDQSFTNTSMASDERVLRGTSTDQTAYRERAFRTPDRLQLLEERLMVNKERFQAGAVEIGKHVVTHQETVNVPLQREEVVIERHAVTDARPVEGAVLGAASETMRVDLEAERANVQKQAYVTEEVEIGKRTVTETQTVTETVGREVLDVNKTGDVRLESGDQASMNTSGTGTSGTSTTTTTTTETLTDRDRNL; this is encoded by the coding sequence ATGACGATGCCCCAGAATTCCCTGATGCGCCTGTCCGACCTGAACCGCGACAACCAGCTCGAACTGTCGGGCGAGGGGGTCTACAACCCCAGCGGCAACACCGCCTACGGCGTGGGTGGCGAGAAGATCGGCACCGTGCGCGACGCGCTGGTGGACAACACGACCGGCCGCATCCGTTACCTGATCGTGGATGTGGGCGGCTGGTTTTCCTCCAAGGAAGTGATGGTCCCGGTTGGCGAGGCCCGCTTCGCGGACGAGGGCGTGTACTTCGACAACCTGACCAAGGACCAGGCGCGCGACCTGGGCGAGTACCGCTACGACCAGACGTATTCCTACGACCAGAGCAGCACGGATCAGTCCTTCACCAACACCTCGATGGCCTCGGACGAGCGCGTGCTGCGCGGCACAAGCACCGACCAGACGGCCTACCGCGAGCGCGCCTTCCGCACGCCGGACCGCCTCCAGCTTCTGGAAGAGCGCCTGATGGTGAACAAGGAGCGCTTCCAGGCGGGCGCGGTCGAGATCGGCAAGCACGTCGTGACCCACCAGGAGACCGTGAATGTGCCCCTCCAGCGCGAGGAGGTTGTCATCGAGCGCCACGCGGTGACCGACGCGCGCCCGGTTGAGGGTGCGGTGCTGGGCGCGGCCAGCGAGACGATGCGCGTGGACCTGGAGGCCGAGCGCGCCAACGTCCAGAAGCAGGCCTACGTGACCGAAGAGGTTGAGATCGGCAAGCGCACCGTCACCGAGACCCAGACGGTGACCGAGACCGTGGGCCGCGAGGTGCTGGACGTCAACAAGACCGGCGACGTGCGCCTGGAGAGCGGTGATCAGGCCAGCATGAACACCTCGGGTACGGGCACGTCGGGCACGAGCACGACGACGACCACCACGACAGAGACCCTGACGGACCGCGACCGCAACCTGTAA
- a CDS encoding DUF2382 domain-containing protein, giving the protein MDEQDRIRQATQETRTTETTELREGNVREVVERLRLHEERALVEVVPENVGAVTVRRVVREREEVVPITLHSEHLEITVQQDTGGRVTMNGETLEVGRTYEVPLYEERALVEKRVYPFSDVTISKQARTYTQTERLTLRREELDVEDPQGLIRDRTVTGGTDPQP; this is encoded by the coding sequence ATGGACGAACAGGACCGGATCAGGCAGGCGACCCAGGAGACGCGCACGACGGAGACCACCGAGCTCCGGGAGGGTAATGTCCGGGAGGTCGTCGAGCGGCTGCGCCTGCACGAGGAGCGTGCTCTCGTCGAGGTCGTGCCCGAGAACGTGGGGGCCGTCACCGTCCGCCGGGTGGTGCGTGAGCGCGAGGAGGTCGTGCCCATCACCCTGCACAGCGAGCATCTGGAGATCACGGTGCAGCAGGACACCGGGGGCCGCGTCACCATGAACGGCGAGACGCTGGAGGTCGGCCGCACGTACGAGGTGCCGCTGTACGAGGAACGCGCCCTCGTCGAGAAGCGGGTATACCCCTTCAGCGATGTGACGATCAGCAAGCAGGCACGGACCTACACCCAGACCGAGCGGCTCACCCTGCGCCGCGAGGAACTGGACGTGGAGGACCCCCAGGGCCTGATCCGCGACCGCACCGTGACGGGCGGCACCGACCCTCAGCCCTGA